The window CGCCCGAGGCGGATCTGATCCGACTGGCCCGCAAGGCCCGCGGCATGACAGCGAAGGAGGCCGCGGATCGAACGCCGATCCGTCTCAGCGAGTCACGCTGGTATCACATTGAGAGAGGGTGGGAGAGCAAGACGAAGCCAGTCAAGGCCCCTCCGAACACCCTGGCCCACATGGCGCGGGTGGTGGGCGTCTCTCCGGAACGGCTGGCCGAGGCCGGCCGTGAGGATGCGGCGGAGATACTGCGCGAGATCCTTCGCCTTGAACAGCAGGAGCCGGCCAGCCTGGACGCGCCAGACGACACGTCGAGCGCTGTAGATGTGATGGACGTGCAGACTGATCATGGTTTGGTGATGATCCCGGTCCCC is drawn from Streptosporangium becharense and contains these coding sequences:
- a CDS encoding helix-turn-helix domain-containing protein; translation: MSPQAGSPPEADLIRLARKARGMTAKEAADRTPIRLSESRWYHIERGWESKTKPVKAPPNTLAHMARVVGVSPERLAEAGREDAAEILREILRLEQQEPASLDAPDDTSSAVDVMDVQTDHGLVMIPVPFDMPEAQREELRQWGIKMARYYMEQSQGTEKPE